From Capra hircus breed San Clemente chromosome 1, ASM170441v1, whole genome shotgun sequence:
TCACGAATGAGGCCCAACTGAATTAACACATCCATAAAAGTGAATATCTGGTGGGGaacccaggaaaagaaaaagaaaagcacgaTTGCCAAAATTATCTTGAAAATATCATCTTTCCTTGGTTTGTTCTTCTGAATTTCATAAGCCTTCTTGAGGGTCTTCCAAATAAGAGTGTAGCTTGTAAGAATGatcagaaaaggaaacaagaatcCCAGTATATTCTTGGTGAGGCCCAGCCCTACCGGGAGGGTAGAATTTTGGGATTCGTAATGGAAAGCGCAAACTGTGATATTGGTATTCTCGATGAAAAATACATTGCGGTGGATTATAGTTGGCAAACTGGCCAAACCTGCCAGCAGCCAAATAATGATGCAGGTGACTTTGGCCACAAGCATTGTGCGCCGGAGGCGGGACTTCATTGGGTGAACAATAGCCAGGTAGCGGTCAATGCTTAGACATGTGAGTAGAAACACACTGGCGTAGAGGTTGAAACTGACACTGGCGGAAGCGATCTTACATAGGTAATTGCCGAAGGGCCAGCGGTATTCCATAGCAGTGTAGACAGCCCACAGCGGCAAAGTCAGTAAAAAGCATAAGTCAGCCAGAgctaaattcaaaagaaaaacactggCCACAGTCTTCAGTTTCATGTAAAAGTAAATGACAATCACCACCAAGCTGTTTCCAAATATCCCCACCACAAAGATAATACTGTATAAAGTAGGGATCATGATAAATATGTAATTGTGCCTTCCAGCTTTGGGACAATCATCTTG
This genomic window contains:
- the AGTR1 gene encoding type-1 angiotensin II receptor — protein: MILNSSTEDGIKRIQDDCPKAGRHNYIFIMIPTLYSIIFVVGIFGNSLVVIVIYFYMKLKTVASVFLLNLALADLCFLLTLPLWAVYTAMEYRWPFGNYLCKIASASVSFNLYASVFLLTCLSIDRYLAIVHPMKSRLRRTMLVAKVTCIIIWLLAGLASLPTIIHRNVFFIENTNITVCAFHYESQNSTLPVGLGLTKNILGFLFPFLIILTSYTLIWKTLKKAYEIQKNKPRKDDIFKIILAIVLFFFFSWVPHQIFTFMDVLIQLGLIRDCKIEDIVDTAMPITICLAYFNNCLNPLFYGFLGKKFKKYFLQLLKYIPPKAKSHSNLSTKMSTLSYRPSENGNSSTKKPAPCIEVE